Proteins from one Patescibacteria group bacterium genomic window:
- a CDS encoding sugar phosphate nucleotidyltransferase, translating to MDRKRLTITLKKDLLPKVDKVIDGARIRNRSHAIEYLLSQTLSPKIKKAVILAGGRGIKMRPFTYEMPKTLIPVKDKPILEYTIELLKENHIREIQIVIGYLGDKIKSHFGDGSRFGVKISYAEEKKENGTAAALLKAKDFISQKPFVLIYGDTLIDIDLTDIIDFHLTHDGLATMALTSYDKPYEFGVVRLHGNRIVKFTEKPEKGKRISHLINAGLFVCQPEILNYIPKKGKSMLEKDVFPKLVEENKLYGYPFEGQWFDVSTPEVYEEVLKEWQQ from the coding sequence ATGGATCGAAAAAGACTGACCATTACTCTTAAAAAAGATCTCTTGCCTAAAGTTGATAAGGTAATTGACGGCGCCAGAATCAGAAATCGTTCACATGCTATTGAATATCTTTTGTCTCAAACCCTCTCCCCTAAAATAAAAAAAGCGGTTATCTTAGCTGGCGGACGCGGTATTAAAATGCGCCCTTTTACTTATGAAATGCCAAAAACCTTAATTCCAGTTAAAGATAAACCGATTTTGGAATATACCATAGAACTTTTAAAAGAAAATCATATTAGGGAAATACAAATTGTTATTGGTTATCTAGGAGATAAAATCAAATCTCATTTTGGCGATGGCTCCAGGTTCGGGGTAAAGATTAGCTACGCTGAAGAAAAAAAAGAAAACGGGACGGCCGCCGCTCTCTTAAAAGCCAAAGATTTTATCAGCCAAAAACCTTTTGTCCTTATTTACGGTGATACCTTAATTGATATTGACTTAACCGATATAATTGATTTTCATTTGACTCATGACGGATTAGCCACTATGGCTTTGACTTCTTATGATAAACCCTATGAATTCGGCGTGGTCCGGCTTCATGGGAACCGCATTGTAAAATTTACGGAAAAACCAGAAAAAGGTAAAAGAATTTCTCATTTAATTAACGCCGGACTTTTTGTTTGTCAGCCGGAGATATTAAATTACATTCCCAAAAAAGGCAAAAGTATGCTGGAAAAAGATGTTTTTCCCAAATTGGTGGAAGAAAATAAACTTTATGGCTACCCCTTTGAAGGCCAGTGGTTTGATGTCTCTACGCCAGAGGTTTATGAAGAAGTTTTGAAGGAGTGGCAACAATAA